The genomic window aacaaaaTGGAAGGGGAAATGTCAATTCTGAAAACAAGGTTATTACAACAACAAGCTCATTGGTGCAATATCATTCCAAAAGGGGCAAAGACCAACACCAAGGGATCAAAAGACAAATGGACTAATAATAACTTCagtgttttaatgaaaaaagaaaaataatatcttATATAGAGTTAGAAAAAACAGCTGAACAGTTAACGGAATATTATTGCACACATGGTTCTCGATGTAGATGTTCGTGGTCTTGCCAAAGGCAGTGCATCTAGTGTCGTGCCAAGAGCTCACTTAGCAATTTATCAATCATGTACAAAGACAAGTTGTTTGAGTGTTGATATATTGATGGCTATGGATCAAGCCATTGTTGATGGAGTAGATGTGTTATCTATTTCTATAGGTCATCATCTGGACCCTTACTATCTTGATAACATGGCCATTGGCACATTCTCAGCAATTCAGAAAGGTTTGGTTGTTTCCATGATTGCAAGCAATTCAGGCCCAGAATTAAGTTCAATCGAGAATGATGAGCCATTGGTAACGACAGTAGGACCTAGCAGCCATGATTTAAGGGTCAAAGCAACTGTAAAGCTTGGAGATGGTACTCAGATAGTTGGAGAAACAGGATACTTCAATGCCACATTGCTTCTTGTTTTCCATGGTCTCCTGGGTAATGGCACTGAAGGTTGCCAAAAAAGACTCGTTTGATAATGTTGATGCCAAAGGAAAGATAGTTATATGCTATATTTATGCTGGAACTTACATTGAAATGGGTGTGTATGTGAAGATTGCAGGAGGAGCGGCAATGATCATAAGAGATACGTTCATGGAAGGATCTACCACATTTTCTGATGTCATGTTCTTCTGGTACCACATGTAGATCACCCTAGATTGTTGGAAATTGCAAGTTAAATGAGATCTGATCCTAATCCAAGTGCGACCATAACATTTGGTGGCACTACCTTTGGAGCACGGCCATCTCCAACCATTGGTTACTTTTCGTCTAAAGGGCCAAGCTTGGTTAATGGAGGTATTTTAAAACTAGACATTGTTGGATCTAGAGTGAATGTTTTCTCAACATGGCCTACCATGCCAGGTCCATGATCTAAACCACCTCCTGGGTCATACTTCAACTTTCTGAGGGAGACATCAGTGACAACTCCTCATCTCGCTGGAGTCACTGCATTACTCAAAAGCACACTTAAGAATTGGTCACCTGCAACAATCAAAACAGCAATCATGACAATGACAGACTGACTAGACCTTGACCGTAATCCAATCACTGATGACTACAATGGTACTAGGGATGCTGTTGATTTGATTGCTTTGGGTGCAGCGCAAGTGAACCCACAAGCGGCTAATGAACTTGGTCTTGTTTATGACATAATGCCATTTAATTATATCCAGTACCTCTGTGGCATGGGCTATAGCGATGCTAATGTTTCAACAGCAGCTAGTCGCCAAATCTAATGTGATAAACTTGTCAAAATCAATgcagaaaatttgaagtatccTTCTATATCAGTTACATTGGATCCAAAAGCAAAGAAGAGTATCACAAGGTAGTTAACAAATGTGGTCGACGGAGGTATTGAAGTTTATCATGCAGTGGCAGAAGAAACAAAAGACATTAGTGTTGATATTTCTCCTAATACACTTAAGTTCTCTACACTTGATCAGAAAAGGAAGTTCAATGTTGAATTTGAGGTCACTAGCATGCCACTAAGCTAAAATGAGAGAACACAGGGACAGTTGTTGTCGATTTCCTGGAAACATGAAGTTAGGAGTCCAAATTCGGTCACCCTTGTCTGAGAATTTTAAACTATGTTTGGAAGTTAATTTTGGTAATCTATACACAgaaattaatctttttttatgattaaaatgtTACACATGAACCTTTTATTGTCATGAATAAGTGAAATGCCGTCTTTTAACTAATATTGATCATGGCTTTTTGTAGAAAATTAATCCACTGCCAGTGTAGTAAATGTGCAAAACAACACACCTTATGCTATTTCAGAGTACTTCATAATAGAAAATTCCCGCAGAAACTTAACAAAGCAACATCAATATCAATAGCttaatttcattcaaaacatcttcaaatacatAAGCTACAGGGTATGGATTTAGTCAAGGTTTTTTCATAGCTTTCTTTTCAcaactttcttttcttcaatGATCATCATTTTTTGGGGATCTACTCTCTCTAATGACGCTACACATATATTGTCAAGGCCCGACCCACATGCCCGGCACATAACAATCATAGTGGCAAGCCTAGAAGGGATACCCACACCATTTAACCCTCGAGTCGTTGCAAGGCTAATAAAATCCTGAACTGAACAATGTTAAATAGGATATATGAAACAAGGAACACAAAGATACATAGGGGAAGCTACGATAACATAACCTAATAGAAGAGTTCAATAAACCATGCTCATCACAAATAAAACAGAGTTTCCTAGAAATGAGACAAGTGTACAACTATGCAAATAGAGTTTGAAaatactagtggatccaaaTTCTTCCACAACATGTTCatgctaaaaaataaacatacaagaTATTGGAGAAGAGTAATAAAAGCAAGATGATGCCCAGCACTTCATATTACCACAACACTAACAGTCGCTAAGGCCTGGAAGGGAGAGAGAGGGTGGGTAATTTAAGTCACTTAGTGAGTGGGTTAgtacaatttttaaattatatcgaaatcatttgaaaaatatcaataatcaagtttttgcaaaatttctaataaatttgaatgatacaataaataacaaaacatatataagcATATGAAAATGATAACTTTCAAAAGGATTCATTTGATTCAAATCATGGTTTTTCACATCCAAAAATTTgatcttaattttctttttcaaatagtACAAGAGGGATCTATACAAGAagaattcaacacaagaaacatgAATTCTC from Dioscorea cayenensis subsp. rotundata cultivar TDr96_F1 chromosome 9, TDr96_F1_v2_PseudoChromosome.rev07_lg8_w22 25.fasta, whole genome shotgun sequence includes these protein-coding regions:
- the LOC120268561 gene encoding subtilisin-like protease, whose translation is MVLDVDVRGLAKGSASSVVPRAHLAIYQSCTKTSCLSVDILMAMDQAIVDGVDVLSISIGHHLDPYYLDNMAIGTFSAIQKGLVVSMIASNSGPELSSIENDEPLVTTVGPSSHDLRVKATVKLGDGTQIVGETGYFNATLLLVFHGLLGNGTEGGAAMIIRDTFMEGSTTFSDVMFFWDAVDLIALGAAQVNPQAANELGLVYDIMPFNYIQYLCGMGYSDANVSTAASRQI